The following coding sequences lie in one Cloeon dipterum chromosome 1, ieCloDipt1.1, whole genome shotgun sequence genomic window:
- the LOC135934728 gene encoding uncharacterized protein LOC135934728, translating into MVFCDSPEAVEYLLENGSDPNAVDAKGFSVVMHAISCQKPSAEVLDMLIRAGASLKLPEPSKDVFSFALTRFPPPLEQSSRMPEIVPALEFLFSMANKARSVQLPDFYKDIFASLMEYNWTTIDVFVSTCISVMMSPFFNPAKLYALPIEKVPEQDSLASYLHLCGISIMGLLDKDYFFVNALGYFLNTYFKNNPTQNTNLSILLQDVNKTLLLVEEEGIVVPPALLMLYLYFQKKITQRDELSINIYDLLNYFTLLKVQWTSRFFAKCAN; encoded by the exons ATGGTCTTTTGCGACTCTCCTGAGGCAGTTGAGTACCTTTTGGAAAACGGCTCAGATCCAAATGCGGTAGACGCGAAAGGCTTTTCTGTTGTGATGCATGCAATCTCTTGCCAGAAACCATCAGCGGAg GTTTTGGACATGCTTATCAGGGCCGGCGCTTCGCTTAAATTGCCAGAGCCGAGTAAAGATGTGTTCTCGTTCGCCTTGACTCGATTTCCCCCGCCATTAGAGCAGAGCAGCCGGATGCCCGAGATTGTGCCAGCCCTCGAATTTCTATTTAGCATGGCAAACAAGGCTAGGAGCGTGCAACTACCTGATTTTTACAAAGACATCTTCGCGTCGCTTATGGAATACAACTGGACGACCATTGACGTCTTTGTGAGCACTTGTATCAGTGTGATGATGTCCCCGTTCTTCAACCCTGCAAAGCTGTACGCCTTACCGATTGAAAAAGTACCCGAACAGGATTCGCTGGCATCATACCTACACTTGTGCGGAATATCTATCATGGGGCTGCTCGACAAGGACTACTTCTTTGTCAACGCACTTGGATACTTCTTAAACacatatttcaaaaacaaCCCAACACAAAATACAAATCTCTCGATTTTGCTGCAAGATGTAAACAAGACGTTGTTACTAGTCGAGGAGGAAGGGATTGTCGTTCCTCCAGCATTGCTCATGCTCTACTTGTACTTCCAGAAAAAGATCACCCAGAGAGATGAGCTCTCTatcaatatttatgatttactAAACTATTTCACTCTTCTAAAAG TTCAGTGGACCAGCCGATTTTTTGCGAAATGTGCCAATTGA